The following coding sequences are from one Thermostaphylospora chromogena window:
- a CDS encoding selenium-binding family protein, which yields MSLWTPDPSFYPSPRDAAEAPPERLAYVAAFDRQAAKPDALAVIDTDPSSSSYGEVVGWTDMPYVGDELHHFGWNACSSALCPYAPHPHVERRYLVVPGLRSSRIYILDTKDRVSPEITKVIEPEELAKRAGYSRPHTVHCGPEGLYVSALGGANGEDGPGGIALLDHLSFDVLGRWEMDRGPQYFAYDFWWHINHDVLISSEWGTPSMIENGLVGELLLKRQYGRKLHFWDMRKRRHVQEVDLGEAYQMPLELRPAHDPTKTYGFVGVAISVEDLSASIWTWFREDGRWQARKVIDIPAEPADPADLPEILKPFGAVPPLVTDIDLSVDDKRLYVSCWGTGELKQYDVSDPFRPVELGSLRIGGIVRKQPHPAAPDVPLRGGPQMVEVSRDGKRVYVTNSLYGAWDDQFYPEGVGAWLAKIDTDPLAFDERFFPHGDAFRGLRPHQVRLQGGDASSDSYCYP from the coding sequence ATGTCGCTGTGGACACCTGACCCTTCCTTCTACCCCTCTCCTCGAGACGCCGCCGAGGCCCCGCCGGAGCGACTGGCCTACGTCGCCGCCTTCGACCGGCAGGCGGCCAAGCCCGACGCGCTGGCCGTGATCGACACCGACCCGTCCTCCTCTTCCTACGGGGAGGTCGTCGGCTGGACCGACATGCCGTACGTGGGCGACGAGCTGCACCACTTCGGGTGGAACGCGTGCAGCAGCGCGCTGTGCCCCTACGCCCCGCACCCGCACGTCGAGCGCCGTTACCTGGTCGTGCCGGGCCTGCGCTCCTCACGCATCTACATCCTCGACACCAAGGACCGCGTCAGCCCCGAGATCACCAAGGTGATCGAGCCGGAGGAGCTGGCCAAGCGTGCCGGATACTCGCGCCCGCACACCGTGCACTGCGGCCCGGAGGGCCTGTACGTCTCCGCGCTCGGCGGGGCGAACGGCGAGGACGGTCCCGGCGGCATCGCGCTCTTGGACCACCTGTCCTTCGACGTGCTCGGCCGCTGGGAGATGGACCGCGGCCCCCAGTACTTCGCCTACGACTTCTGGTGGCACATCAACCACGACGTGCTGATCAGCTCGGAGTGGGGCACGCCGTCCATGATCGAGAACGGGCTCGTCGGCGAGCTGCTGCTGAAGCGGCAGTACGGCCGCAAGCTGCACTTCTGGGACATGCGCAAGCGCCGCCACGTCCAGGAGGTGGACCTCGGCGAGGCGTACCAGATGCCGCTGGAGCTGCGGCCCGCGCACGACCCGACCAAGACCTACGGTTTCGTCGGTGTCGCCATCAGCGTCGAAGACCTGTCGGCCTCGATCTGGACGTGGTTCCGGGAGGACGGCCGCTGGCAGGCGCGCAAGGTGATCGACATCCCCGCCGAACCGGCCGACCCCGCCGACCTGCCGGAGATCCTCAAGCCGTTCGGCGCGGTGCCGCCGCTGGTCACCGACATCGACCTGTCGGTGGACGACAAGCGGCTGTACGTCTCCTGCTGGGGGACGGGCGAGCTGAAGCAGTACGACGTCAGCGACCCGTTCCGCCCGGTCGAGCTGGGTTCGCTGCGCATCGGCGGCATCGTGCGCAAGCAGCCGCACCCGGCCGCGCCCGACGTGCCGCTGCGCGGCGGCCCGCAGATGGTCGAGGTCAGCCGGGACGGCAAGCGCGTATACGTCACCAACTCGCTGTACGGGGCGTGGGACGACCAGTTCTACCCCGAGGGCGTGGGCGCGTGGCTGGCCAAGATCGACACCGATCCTCTCGCCTTCGACGAGCGGTTCTTCCCGCACGGTGACGCGTTCCGCGGCCTGCGCCCGCATCAGGTCAGGTTGCAGGGCGGCGACGCCTCCTCCGACTCCTACTGCTACCCATGA
- a CDS encoding MarR family winged helix-turn-helix transcriptional regulator, translated as MSSPALHPIGLHLSRVAEAVNRAFDDALAEAGGSLPVWLILTSLKTRRLGDQRELADAVGLSVATLTHHLNTMERAGLLTRRRDPANRRVHLVEPTPAGEDLFHRLRAAAVDFDRRLRTDLSEEEIATLTRLLTAVEENVRSGAERLPSDRR; from the coding sequence ATGTCGTCACCGGCCCTCCACCCCATCGGCCTTCATCTCTCCCGCGTCGCCGAGGCGGTCAACCGCGCCTTCGACGACGCGCTCGCGGAGGCCGGAGGGTCGCTGCCGGTCTGGCTGATCCTCACCTCGCTCAAGACGAGGCGGCTGGGCGATCAACGGGAACTCGCCGACGCCGTCGGCCTCTCGGTGGCCACCTTGACCCACCACCTCAACACGATGGAGCGCGCCGGCCTGCTGACCCGCCGCCGCGATCCGGCCAATCGGCGCGTCCACCTGGTGGAACCGACTCCGGCCGGGGAGGACCTGTTCCACCGGCTGCGTGCCGCCGCCGTGGATTTCGACCGGCGGCTGCGCACCGACCTGAGCGAGGAGGAGATCGCCACTCTGACGCGCCTGCTCACCGCCGTGGAGGAGAACGTCCGAAGCGGCGCAGAGCGGCTACCGTCGGACCGGCGCTGA
- a CDS encoding LacI family DNA-binding transcriptional regulator: MTETPTSGRSTTRRLAEVAKKVGVSEATVSRVLNGKPGVSEATRAAVLTALDVLGYERPTQLRGQRARLVGLVLPELGNPIFPALAEVVGGALAQRGFTPVLCTRTAGGLSEADYIDMLLEQQVSGVVFAGGHYAETDAPHGHYHRLLELKLPVVLVNAATEGLNFPRVSTDDQVAVEQAFGHLISLGHERIGMVLGPEDHMPSRRKLDAFRAEMARAGLTFDPEVIERGLFSIEGGQAVTTRLVKRGVTGIICASDVLALGAIRAVRRLGLSVPEDVSVVGFDDSTFMNCTNPPLTTVRQPIESIGRTAVTLLVNQMEGTAGSTEELLFEPELVVRGSTAPAKTRSA; this comes from the coding sequence GTGACTGAAACTCCGACGTCAGGCCGTTCCACCACCCGCCGGCTCGCCGAGGTCGCGAAGAAGGTCGGCGTCAGCGAGGCCACCGTCAGCCGCGTGCTCAACGGCAAGCCGGGCGTCTCGGAGGCCACCAGAGCCGCCGTGCTCACCGCCCTCGACGTGCTCGGCTATGAGCGGCCGACCCAGCTGCGCGGCCAGCGCGCCCGGCTGGTGGGCCTGGTGCTCCCCGAGCTGGGCAACCCGATCTTCCCCGCGCTGGCCGAGGTGGTCGGCGGCGCGCTGGCCCAACGCGGTTTCACCCCCGTGCTGTGCACCCGCACGGCGGGCGGGCTGTCGGAGGCGGACTACATCGACATGCTGCTGGAGCAGCAGGTCTCCGGAGTGGTGTTCGCCGGCGGCCACTACGCCGAGACCGACGCGCCGCACGGGCACTACCACCGGCTGCTGGAGCTGAAACTGCCGGTGGTGCTGGTCAACGCCGCCACCGAAGGGCTGAACTTCCCCCGCGTCTCCACCGACGACCAGGTCGCGGTGGAGCAGGCGTTCGGGCACCTGATCTCGCTGGGCCACGAGCGCATCGGCATGGTGCTCGGCCCGGAGGACCACATGCCCTCGCGGCGGAAGCTGGACGCCTTCCGCGCCGAGATGGCCCGGGCCGGTCTGACGTTCGACCCCGAGGTCATCGAGCGCGGGCTGTTCTCCATCGAAGGCGGGCAGGCCGTGACCACCCGGCTCGTCAAGCGAGGGGTCACCGGGATCATCTGCGCCAGCGACGTGCTGGCCTTGGGCGCCATCCGGGCGGTGCGACGGCTCGGCCTGTCGGTGCCCGAGGACGTGTCCGTGGTCGGGTTCGACGACTCGACGTTCATGAACTGCACCAATCCCCCGCTCACCACGGTCCGCCAGCCGATCGAGTCCATCGGGCGCACCGCCGTGACGCTGCTGGTGAACCAGATGGAGGGCACCGCCGGGAGTACCGAGGAGCTGCTGTTCGAGCCGGAGCTGGTCGTCCGCGGCTCCACCGCCCCGGCGAAGACCCGCAGCGCCTGA
- a CDS encoding lanthionine synthetase LanC family protein, producing the protein MRSERARTPLAAAIAAGRWIRSAAVDDERGRHWRPNPDLRGRTALTPEPASLYAGAAGIVLFFLELAAATGHEAYLEDARAGARYLAATWHEQRDPTLYHGLTGVAVALAEAGWTLDEDEFAEAAARAADHIVRTARPVDGGAGWSPEPALRGDGGVVLGLLRAAAVFGAPVYAELAAEAGARLARMAVPGHRFGECADLPTDAVTPGFLRGTAGTAFVLARLYAATGDRAFLNAARRGAGFVREVSTVTEEGVLVPHHLPHGRGLHYLGFCSGSAGVARMFYELYRITGDRGDLEWAELLARGVMRSGVPHRQTEGLWDNACQCCGAAGLLELFLGLWSATGREPYLAFSRTLADHLIARGWDPDGRGMRWYQAYRRVRPKEISADTGYMVGAAGIGAALLHLDAALRPGCSRRLVLLPDNPFSAIPVPAAALSDG; encoded by the coding sequence ATGAGGAGCGAGCGCGCAAGGACGCCGCTGGCCGCCGCCATCGCGGCCGGCCGCTGGATCCGTTCGGCGGCGGTCGACGACGAGCGTGGACGGCACTGGCGGCCCAACCCCGACCTGCGCGGCAGAACAGCCCTGACTCCGGAGCCCGCCTCCCTCTACGCCGGCGCGGCCGGGATCGTGCTGTTCTTCCTGGAACTGGCGGCGGCCACCGGGCACGAGGCCTACCTGGAGGACGCCCGCGCCGGAGCCCGCTACCTCGCCGCGACCTGGCACGAGCAGCGTGACCCGACCCTGTACCACGGTCTGACCGGCGTGGCCGTCGCCCTGGCCGAGGCGGGCTGGACGCTGGACGAGGACGAGTTCGCAGAGGCGGCGGCCCGCGCCGCCGACCACATAGTCCGCACCGCACGGCCTGTCGACGGGGGAGCCGGCTGGTCACCGGAGCCCGCCCTGCGCGGCGACGGCGGCGTCGTGCTCGGTCTCCTGCGCGCCGCCGCGGTCTTCGGCGCGCCCGTATACGCGGAGCTGGCGGCGGAGGCGGGGGCACGCCTGGCCCGCATGGCCGTACCGGGCCACCGGTTCGGCGAGTGCGCGGACCTTCCGACGGACGCGGTCACCCCCGGTTTCCTGCGCGGCACGGCGGGCACCGCCTTCGTCCTCGCCCGCCTGTACGCGGCGACCGGCGACCGCGCCTTCCTCAACGCCGCCCGCCGGGGAGCCGGCTTCGTCCGCGAGGTCAGCACCGTGACGGAGGAGGGCGTCCTGGTCCCGCACCACCTGCCGCACGGCAGGGGACTGCACTACCTGGGGTTCTGCTCGGGCTCGGCGGGCGTGGCGCGGATGTTCTACGAGCTGTACCGGATCACCGGGGACCGCGGTGATCTGGAATGGGCGGAGCTGCTGGCCCGCGGCGTGATGCGCAGCGGCGTGCCGCACCGGCAGACGGAGGGCCTGTGGGACAACGCGTGTCAGTGCTGCGGCGCCGCCGGACTGCTGGAGCTGTTCCTCGGGCTGTGGTCGGCCACCGGGCGCGAGCCGTACCTGGCGTTCTCCCGCACGCTCGCCGACCACCTCATCGCCCGCGGCTGGGACCCGGACGGCCGGGGGATGCGCTGGTACCAGGCGTACCGCCGGGTGCGCCCGAAGGAGATCTCCGCCGACACCGGCTACATGGTGGGGGCGGCCGGGATCGGGGCCGCGCTGCTGCACCTGGACGCCGCCCTGCGGCCGGGCTGCTCCCGCAGGCTCGTCCTCCTGCCGGACAACCCCTTCTCGGCCATTCCCGTGCCCGCCGCCGCCCTCTCCGACGGATGA
- a CDS encoding sulfotransferase family protein: MPLPDFLVIGAPKAGTTALHAALRHHPQLYLSPVKEPKHFLTDGPPPSRGGPGDAATYREHVWRRADYEALFDAAPPGTLRGECTPFYLYDLAAQRRIHAAIPHARLIAILRDPVERAHSNWTHLWSAGLEPLGDVVRACAEEERRIAAGWSHFWHYTRLGRYGEQLAHLFTLFPREQVLILRYRDLVDRPADTLDRICAFLGVRTGVLTEVPRENVTAHPKASPRHALLSALRRRLPSTLAERVELRLQRNGGARRPLTWEQRRTLIEYFADDILLLQRVTGEYFGDWLGPKERSGGLVGSRPPGRSQARNGRPA; encoded by the coding sequence ATGCCCCTACCGGACTTCCTCGTCATCGGCGCCCCCAAGGCCGGGACGACCGCCCTGCACGCCGCGCTCCGCCATCACCCTCAGCTCTACCTGTCCCCGGTGAAGGAGCCCAAACACTTCCTCACCGACGGGCCGCCACCGTCCCGCGGCGGGCCGGGGGACGCCGCCACCTACCGTGAACACGTCTGGCGGCGCGCGGACTACGAGGCCCTGTTCGACGCGGCGCCGCCCGGCACCCTGCGTGGTGAGTGCACGCCTTTCTACCTGTACGACCTGGCGGCCCAGCGGCGCATCCACGCGGCCATCCCCCACGCCCGGCTCATCGCGATCCTGCGCGACCCGGTCGAGCGGGCCCACTCCAACTGGACGCACTTATGGTCGGCCGGGCTCGAACCCCTGGGTGACGTGGTGCGCGCGTGCGCCGAAGAGGAGCGGCGGATCGCCGCCGGATGGTCGCATTTCTGGCACTACACGCGGCTCGGCCGGTACGGCGAGCAGTTGGCCCACCTGTTCACGCTCTTCCCGCGCGAGCAGGTGCTGATCCTCCGCTACCGGGATCTCGTCGACCGGCCCGCCGATACGCTCGACCGCATCTGCGCGTTCCTGGGCGTGCGCACCGGCGTGCTCACCGAGGTGCCCAGGGAGAACGTGACCGCGCACCCCAAGGCGAGCCCGCGGCACGCGCTGCTGTCCGCGCTGCGCAGGCGGCTCCCCAGCACGCTGGCCGAACGCGTCGAGCTTCGGCTGCAGCGGAACGGCGGCGCCCGCCGCCCGCTCACGTGGGAGCAGCGGCGGACCCTGATCGAGTACTTCGCCGACGACATCCTCCTGCTGCAGCGCGTGACCGGGGAGTACTTCGGCGACTGGCTCGGTCCCAAGGAACGCTCGGGCGGCCTGGTGGGCAGCCGCCCACCAGGCCGCTCTCAGGCCAGGAACGGGCGCCCCGCCTGA
- a CDS encoding cellulose binding domain-containing protein, with translation MPESRLRVASAVLLALTVLNVPAAHAAGEPPVEVTVDTRAALAAVPETGIGANHAIWDANLGTDETADLLKEAGVRLLRYPGGSYSDIYHWADHTAPGGYVAPGTGFDTFMRAARRTGARVMVTANYGTGTAEEAAAWVRHANITKGYGVKYWEIGNEIYGNGHYGAAWEADDHPDKSPAEYARHVVAYADAMKAVDPTIKIGAVLTTPAGWPDGLVGEGDDGTWNEVVLSNAGSKIDFVILHWYPGAFDRAGQIPDMIHLVRQQIAAHVGPGSERIEIAMTEFNTGTSSNGATTQPGALAAADAYATLLAHGVFTVDWWNVHNGIGAVSEVAGHIDYGDFGLLSSATCTSDGSVCEPPLNTPFAPYYALQMMSRFARPGDQFIRATTDHAEVAAHAVRRPGGDLAVLLINSSDAPRSVAIRYSGFEPASGAPAVLSHVNGATGITASREGSATDRTLPPLSLTTLILRPASAESGLPGAPGQPAASKVTDTTATISWPAASAGARPIVKYEVHRQTGTGTEQLGETAGTSLKVGNLRPGTRYTVNVVARDSGGGVSWASPPLTFTTGTPASSSCTVRLSNESDWGSGYVGAIEITNDGEPIDGWTLTFDWPRTWQSLSSGWNAVWTQDGSRVRVVNESHNGSLPTGASTTIGFVGEYSGPNVLPAVFTLNGTVCTTR, from the coding sequence ATGCCCGAATCCCGGTTACGGGTCGCGTCCGCCGTGCTGCTGGCGCTGACCGTCCTGAACGTCCCTGCGGCGCACGCCGCCGGGGAGCCGCCCGTCGAGGTGACCGTCGACACGCGCGCCGCTCTCGCCGCCGTCCCCGAGACCGGTATCGGCGCCAACCACGCGATCTGGGACGCCAATCTGGGCACCGACGAGACCGCCGACCTGCTCAAGGAGGCCGGGGTGCGGCTGCTGCGCTATCCCGGCGGCTCCTACTCCGACATCTACCACTGGGCCGACCACACCGCGCCCGGCGGTTACGTGGCCCCCGGCACCGGCTTCGACACCTTCATGCGCGCCGCCCGGCGCACCGGGGCGCGGGTGATGGTGACCGCCAACTACGGCACCGGCACCGCCGAGGAGGCCGCGGCCTGGGTCCGCCACGCCAACATCACCAAGGGCTACGGCGTGAAGTACTGGGAGATCGGCAACGAGATCTACGGTAACGGCCACTACGGCGCCGCCTGGGAGGCCGACGACCATCCTGACAAGAGCCCGGCCGAGTACGCGCGGCACGTCGTGGCCTACGCCGACGCGATGAAGGCCGTCGACCCGACCATCAAGATCGGCGCGGTGCTGACCACGCCCGCCGGCTGGCCCGACGGTCTGGTCGGCGAGGGTGACGACGGCACCTGGAACGAGGTCGTCCTGTCGAACGCCGGATCGAAGATCGACTTCGTGATCCTGCACTGGTATCCCGGCGCCTTCGACAGAGCCGGTCAGATCCCCGACATGATCCACCTCGTCCGGCAGCAGATCGCGGCGCATGTCGGGCCGGGCTCGGAGCGGATCGAGATCGCGATGACCGAGTTCAACACCGGCACCAGCAGCAACGGCGCCACCACCCAGCCCGGCGCGCTCGCCGCCGCCGACGCCTATGCGACGCTGCTGGCGCACGGGGTGTTCACGGTGGACTGGTGGAACGTGCACAACGGCATCGGCGCCGTCTCGGAGGTCGCCGGGCACATCGACTACGGCGACTTCGGCCTGCTGTCCAGCGCGACCTGCACCTCTGACGGGAGCGTCTGCGAGCCGCCGCTGAACACCCCCTTCGCGCCGTACTACGCGCTGCAGATGATGAGCAGGTTCGCCCGCCCCGGCGACCAGTTCATCCGCGCCACGACCGATCACGCCGAGGTCGCCGCGCACGCCGTCCGCCGCCCCGGCGGCGATCTGGCGGTCCTGTTGATCAACTCCTCCGACGCCCCGCGTTCCGTCGCGATCCGCTACTCCGGCTTCGAACCGGCCTCCGGCGCGCCCGCCGTGCTGAGTCACGTCAACGGCGCCACGGGCATCACCGCTTCGCGGGAGGGGAGCGCGACCGACCGTACGCTGCCGCCGCTGTCGCTGACCACGCTCATCCTGCGTCCCGCCTCCGCCGAGAGCGGGCTGCCGGGCGCGCCGGGGCAGCCGGCGGCTTCGAAGGTGACGGACACGACCGCCACGATCTCCTGGCCCGCCGCCTCCGCGGGCGCGCGCCCGATCGTGAAGTACGAGGTCCACCGTCAGACCGGAACCGGCACCGAGCAGCTCGGCGAGACCGCCGGCACCTCCCTGAAGGTCGGCAACCTCAGGCCCGGCACGCGGTACACGGTCAACGTGGTCGCCCGCGACAGCGGTGGCGGCGTCTCGTGGGCCTCCCCGCCGCTGACGTTCACCACCGGGACGCCCGCCTCCAGCTCCTGCACGGTGCGGCTGAGCAACGAGTCCGACTGGGGCAGCGGCTATGTCGGCGCCATCGAGATCACCAACGACGGCGAGCCGATCGACGGCTGGACGCTGACCTTCGACTGGCCCAGGACGTGGCAGAGCCTGAGCAGCGGCTGGAACGCCGTCTGGACCCAGGACGGCTCGCGGGTCAGGGTCGTCAACGAGTCGCACAACGGTTCGCTGCCCACCGGGGCGTCCACCACGATCGGCTTCGTCGGCGAATACAGCGGCCCGAACGTCCTCCCCGCGGTCTTCACCCTCAACGGCACCGTCTGCACGACCCGGTAG
- a CDS encoding discoidin domain-containing protein: MRSKRVVSRLSTVVLATVLAVTGWSVPPSAAAEEPNLAKGGPATASSALAEYPAAHLTDGDRNTYWESDNHAFPQWAQVDLGERTSIDRVVLTLPASWEERTQTVAVQGSDDGRSFTTIVGAADRVFAPEATIEFPPTVTRYVRIHITANTGWPAGQLSELEVYGPATGDTQPPTAPSDLAFTEPEPGRIRLTWTASTDDVGVTAYDVYANGAVRASVDGDTTTYTDEQPDTATVTYYVVARDAAGNRSATSNTVTRQGSDAGINLAAGKEIVASGHVHTYVAANAVDGDLNTYWEADPGAFPNTLTVKLGADARLTRIVLRLNPSPVWGARTQNIQVLGRKQDSSSYASLVEAADYAFDPATGNSVTIPVAATVADVRLRFNANTGAPGGQVAEFEVYGTPAPNPDLTVTAASWQPASPVETDAITLSATVRNQGNAPSTATDVAFYLGETRVGTAEVGALAAGDSATVSADIGQRDAAAYPVTVKVDEAGSVIEQNEANNSFTAPDELTVRPADSSDLVPVVNWTPGTPKGGDTVTFTVALKNKGTVASADGGHPITLTVLDDAGAAVKTLTGAHDGSIAAGDTTSPIRLGDWTAADGRYTVRVTVDADANELPVKRDDNTVTRSLFVGRGAAMPYERYEAEDAVTGGGATVVGPNRTIGDLAGEASGRRAVTLDRTGAFVEFTTKAPTNTLVTRFSIPDAPGGGGINATLNVYVNGAFHKALNLTSKHMWLYGPEDNPNNSPSSGPPRHIYDEANLMLDESFPAGTRIRLQKDAANTTEYAIDFIETELVAPVANPDPDKYVVPNGFTHDDVQAALDRARMESGWEGVYLPAGDYQISRKFNVYGKAVKVVGAGPWYARFRAPTDQENTDIGFDVAASANGSSFTGFSVFGNYTQRIDGPGKVFNLTGVRDITIDDLWVEHQVVMVWGTNVKNVTITDSRARDLFADAINFTNDSDDNTVRNVDARSTGDDAFALFNAVDIAQGDNTGNVFENLTATLSWRAAGLAVYGGSDNVFRNIHIADTLTYSGVTISSLDFGYPFRGFGTTPTRFENISIIRCGGHFWGAQTFPGMWLFSASKEFRGIRVSDVDIVDPTYHGIMFQTKYSNGQPENPITDTIFTDVTISGARKSGDAFDAKSGFGIWVNEMPEPGQGPAVGSATFRGLTLTGNAEDIRNTTTTFTIIRE; this comes from the coding sequence ATGAGAAGCAAACGCGTGGTATCACGGCTGTCCACCGTCGTCCTCGCCACCGTCCTGGCGGTCACCGGCTGGTCGGTCCCGCCGTCCGCCGCAGCGGAAGAACCGAACCTCGCGAAGGGCGGACCCGCGACGGCCTCGAGCGCCCTCGCGGAGTATCCCGCCGCCCACCTCACCGACGGAGACCGGAACACCTACTGGGAGAGCGACAACCACGCCTTCCCCCAGTGGGCGCAGGTGGACCTCGGTGAGCGGACGAGCATCGACCGAGTGGTGCTCACCCTCCCCGCGAGCTGGGAGGAGCGGACCCAGACCGTGGCGGTGCAGGGAAGCGACGACGGCAGGAGCTTCACCACGATCGTCGGCGCCGCCGACCGCGTGTTCGCCCCCGAGGCGACGATCGAATTCCCGCCCACGGTCACCCGCTACGTGCGGATCCACATCACCGCCAACACCGGCTGGCCCGCCGGCCAGCTGTCGGAACTGGAGGTGTACGGCCCGGCCACGGGCGACACCCAGCCGCCCACGGCCCCGTCCGACCTGGCCTTCACCGAGCCGGAGCCGGGGCGGATCCGGCTGACGTGGACCGCCTCCACCGACGACGTCGGCGTGACCGCCTACGACGTCTACGCCAACGGCGCCGTGCGGGCGAGCGTGGACGGCGACACCACCACCTACACCGACGAGCAGCCCGACACCGCCACGGTGACCTACTACGTCGTCGCCAGGGACGCCGCGGGCAACCGGTCGGCCACCAGCAACACCGTCACCCGCCAAGGTTCCGACGCGGGGATCAACCTCGCGGCCGGCAAGGAGATCGTCGCATCCGGACACGTGCACACCTACGTCGCCGCCAACGCGGTGGACGGTGACCTGAACACCTACTGGGAGGCCGACCCCGGAGCCTTCCCCAACACGCTCACCGTGAAGCTGGGCGCCGACGCGCGCCTCACCCGGATCGTGCTCAGGCTCAACCCGTCGCCGGTGTGGGGCGCCCGCACCCAGAACATCCAGGTTCTGGGCCGCAAGCAGGACTCCTCCTCCTACGCCTCCCTGGTGGAGGCCGCCGACTACGCCTTCGATCCCGCCACCGGCAACAGCGTGACGATCCCCGTCGCCGCCACGGTCGCCGACGTGCGGCTCAGGTTCAACGCCAACACCGGCGCGCCGGGCGGCCAGGTCGCCGAGTTCGAGGTGTACGGCACCCCCGCGCCCAACCCCGACCTCACCGTCACCGCCGCCTCGTGGCAGCCCGCCTCACCGGTCGAGACCGACGCGATCACCCTGTCGGCGACCGTGCGCAACCAGGGGAACGCGCCCTCCACCGCGACCGACGTCGCCTTCTACCTGGGCGAGACCCGGGTCGGCACCGCCGAGGTCGGCGCGCTCGCGGCCGGCGACTCCGCCACCGTCTCGGCCGACATCGGCCAGCGTGACGCCGCCGCGTACCCGGTGACCGTCAAGGTCGACGAAGCCGGATCCGTCATCGAGCAGAACGAGGCCAACAACTCCTTCACCGCGCCGGACGAGCTGACGGTCCGCCCGGCGGACAGCTCCGACCTGGTTCCCGTGGTGAACTGGACGCCCGGCACCCCCAAGGGCGGCGACACCGTCACGTTCACCGTCGCGCTGAAGAACAAGGGCACCGTCGCCTCGGCCGACGGCGGCCACCCCATCACCCTGACCGTCCTGGACGACGCCGGGGCCGCGGTCAAGACGCTGACCGGCGCGCACGACGGATCCATCGCCGCGGGCGACACCACCTCGCCGATCCGCCTCGGCGACTGGACCGCGGCCGACGGCCGGTACACCGTCCGCGTCACCGTCGACGCCGACGCCAACGAGCTACCGGTGAAGCGGGACGACAACACCGTCACCCGGTCGCTGTTCGTCGGACGCGGCGCGGCCATGCCGTACGAACGTTACGAGGCCGAGGATGCCGTGACCGGCGGCGGCGCGACCGTCGTCGGCCCCAACCGCACCATCGGCGACCTCGCGGGCGAGGCGTCGGGCCGCAGGGCCGTCACCCTCGACCGCACCGGCGCGTTCGTCGAGTTCACCACCAAGGCGCCGACCAACACCCTGGTCACCCGGTTCTCCATTCCGGACGCGCCGGGTGGCGGCGGCATCAACGCCACGCTCAACGTCTACGTGAACGGCGCCTTCCACAAGGCGCTCAACCTGACCTCCAAGCACATGTGGCTCTACGGGCCGGAGGACAACCCGAACAACTCCCCGAGCTCTGGACCCCCGCGGCACATCTACGATGAGGCTAATCTGATGCTGGACGAGTCCTTCCCGGCGGGCACCAGGATCCGTCTGCAGAAGGACGCCGCCAACACCACCGAATACGCGATCGACTTCATCGAGACCGAGCTGGTCGCGCCCGTGGCCAACCCCGACCCGGACAAGTACGTCGTGCCCAACGGCTTCACCCACGACGACGTCCAGGCCGCCCTGGACCGGGCGCGCATGGAAAGCGGCTGGGAGGGCGTCTACCTGCCCGCGGGCGACTACCAGATCTCCCGGAAGTTCAACGTGTACGGCAAGGCCGTCAAGGTGGTCGGCGCCGGTCCCTGGTACGCCCGGTTCCGCGCGCCCACGGACCAGGAGAACACCGACATCGGGTTCGACGTGGCGGCCTCGGCCAACGGCTCGTCCTTCACCGGCTTTTCGGTCTTCGGCAACTACACACAGCGCATCGACGGTCCCGGCAAGGTGTTCAACCTGACCGGCGTCCGCGACATCACCATCGACGACCTGTGGGTCGAACACCAGGTGGTCATGGTCTGGGGCACGAACGTCAAGAACGTGACCATCACCGACAGCAGGGCGCGCGACCTGTTCGCCGACGCGATCAACTTCACCAACGACAGCGACGACAACACCGTGCGCAACGTCGACGCCCGCTCCACGGGAGACGACGCGTTCGCCCTGTTCAACGCCGTGGACATCGCCCAGGGGGACAACACGGGCAACGTCTTCGAGAACCTGACGGCCACCCTGTCGTGGCGCGCCGCGGGCCTGGCCGTCTACGGCGGCTCCGACAACGTCTTCCGCAACATCCACATCGCCGACACGCTCACCTACTCGGGGGTGACGATCAGCTCGCTCGACTTCGGCTACCCCTTCCGCGGCTTCGGCACCACCCCGACCAGGTTCGAGAACATCTCGATCATCCGCTGCGGCGGCCACTTCTGGGGAGCGCAGACCTTCCCGGGGATGTGGTTGTTCTCCGCGTCCAAGGAGTTCCGCGGCATCCGGGTGAGCGACGTGGACATCGTCGACCCGACGTACCACGGGATCATGTTCCAGACCAAGTACTCCAACGGGCAGCCGGAGAACCCGATCACCGATACGATCTTCACCGACGTGACGATCTCCGGGGCGCGCAAGAGCGGTGACGCCTTCGACGCCAAGTCCGGGTTCGGCATCTGGGTCAACGAGATGCCCGAACCCGGCCAGGGCCCGGCGGTCGGGTCGGCCACCTTCCGCGGCCTGACCCTGACCGGCAACGCCGAGGACATCCGGAACACCACGACCACCTTCACCATCATCCGCGAATGA